One window from the genome of Anolis sagrei isolate rAnoSag1 chromosome 4, rAnoSag1.mat, whole genome shotgun sequence encodes:
- the SDCBP2 gene encoding syntenin-2: MATLYPSLEDMKVDQVLKGQLFVAPKENLPAPTPAVVAPSAPMMIETPKPAAHPPILYPNLAELNDYMGLSLSSEEVQRNLGLVPAGSSAAVPASSGPGMMVAPVTGSNLGMHRAEIKPGLREVHLCKDERGKTGLKLRNIDKGLFVQLVKTNSPASLVGLRFGDQILQIDGKDCAGWNTEKAKRALKKASPEKIVMVVRDRPFQRTVTMHKDSTGHVGFVVKKGQIKSLVKGSSAARNGLLINHYICEVNGQNVIGLKDKEVTDILINAGNIITLTIVPAVIYEHMIKKLSSGLMKSSMDHSVPDV; encoded by the exons ATGGCCACCTTGTACCCATCGCTGGAGGACATGAAGGTGGACCAAGTCCTCAAG GGCCAGCTTTTCGTGGCTCCAAAGGAGAATCTTCCGGCACCGACCCCTGCTGTGGTTGCACCCTCAGCTCCCATGATGATAGAAACTCCCAAACCAGCAGCTC acCCACCGATCTTGTATCCAAACCTTGCCGAACTCAATGACTACATGGGCCTCTCGCTTTCCAGCGAAGAGGTTCAGAGGAACTTGGGACTCGTCCCAGCGGGCAGCAGC GCGGCAGTCCCGGCATCCTCTGGGCCAGGGATGATGGTGGCTCCAGTGACAGGAAGCAACCTGGGCATGCACCGAGCGGAGATCAAGCCAGGACTAAGGGAAGTCCATCTTTGCAAGGATGAGCGTGGCAAGACAGGGCTGAAGCTGAGGAACATTGACAAG GGCTTGTTTGTGCAGCTGGTGAAGACCAACTCCCCGGCTTCTCTGGTGGGGCTCCGCTTTGGGGACCAGATCCTACAAATTGATGGGAAAGATTGTGCCGGATGGAACACGGAGAAGGCCAAGCGTGCGCTGAAGAAGGCCTCCCCGGAGAAGATCGTCATGGTGGTTCGTGACAG GCCCTTCCAGCGGACGGTGACGATGCACAAGGACAGCACTGGACATGTGGGCTTTGTGGTCAAAAAGGGGCAGATTAAGTCACTGGTCAAAGGCAGCTCTGCCGCCCGGAATGGACTCCTCATCAACCATTACATCTGTGAAGTCAACGGGCAGAACGTCATCGGCCTGAAG gACAAGGAGGTCACAGATATTTTGATCAATGCAGGCAACATCATCACTCTCACTATTGTCCCGGCGGTGATCTACGAGCACATGATCAAAAA GCTTTCGAGTGGATTAATGAAATCTTCCATGGATCATTCAGTCCCTGATGTTTAA
- the SNPH gene encoding syntaphilin isoform X4, which produces MSLPGSRRPSTGSRRRPVKYLLCSDNHGIKPPTPEQYLTPLQQKEVCIRHLRARLKDTHERLQDRDSEIDDLKTQLSRMQEDWIEEECHRVEAQLALKEARKEIKQLKQVIDTVKNNLIEKDKGLQKYFVDINIQNKKLETLLQTMEVAQDGKEEGAAESAGGSPARSLTRSSTYTKLSDQGAADRNIGGSQTISVDDPADSGFAAADDTLSRTDFLDQSSLISSGVDCGTDELSLQTNSTLGSRVPTSSTYEKLMGSQQSVEAAVQASCMQEQAIQTDFVPYQPDLDTIVEKVKKSQACAMANPTMARDSELEDATEAKSAEVHSQTLPETRDFATDNPSSDIIINAGEEEGDNPDGQSVSKACGSPAVQQPESHSVSIDCAPEEETSEASPEASAAASTMEPRTYWSRHFIVDLLAVVVPAVPTVAWLCRSQRRQGQPIYNISSLLRGCCTVALHSIRKISCRSVAAPSSSCPQP; this is translated from the exons gCGGCCCGTCAAGTACCTTTTGTGCAGCGACAACCATGGCATCAAGCCCCCAACCCCCGAGCAGTACCTCACCCCGCTCCAGCAGAAGGAGGTCTGCATCCGGCACCTGCGGGCCAGGCTGAAGGACACCCATGAGAGGCTTCAGGACAG GGATTCTGAGATCGACGACCTGAAGACCCAACTCTCCCGGATGCAGGAGGACTGGATCGAGGAGGAATGCCATCGGGTGGAGGCCCAGCTGGCTCTGAAAGAAGCCCGGAAGGAGATCAAGCAGCTCAAGCAAGTCATTGACACGGTCAAGAACAACCTGATCGAGAAGGACAAGGGCCTCCAGAAGTACTTTGTGGATATCAACATCCAAAACAAGAAGCTGGAGACCTTGCTGCAGACCATGGAGGTGGCCCAAGACGGGAAAGAGGAAGGGGCGGCAGAGTCGGCAGGCGGATCTCCAGCCCGATCCTTGACCCGCAGCTCGACTTACACCAAGTTGAGTGACCAAGGGGCTGCCGACCGGAACATCGGTGGCTCCCAGACCATCTCGGTGGATGATCCAGCAGATAGTGGTTTCGCCGCGGCAGACGACACCTTGAGCCGGACGGATTTCTTGGATCAGAGCAGCCTCATCTCCTCTGGTGTGGATTGTGGCACCGATGAACTCTCCCTCCAGACCAACTCTACTTTGGGCTCCCGAGTCCCGACCAGCTCCACGTACGAGAAACTGATGGGGTCCCAGCAGAGCGTGGAGGCCGCCGTTCAAGCCAGCTGCATGCAGGAGCAAGCCATCCAGACGGACTTTGTACCTTACCAGCCAGATCTCGACACCATTGTGGAAAAGGTTAAGAAATCCCAAGCCTGTGCCATGGCCAATCCAACCATGGCACGGGACTCTGAATTAGAGGATGCAACGGAGGCAAAGAGCGCCGAGGTTCATTCCCAAACACTCCCAGAGACGAGGGACTTTGCAACGGATAACCCCAGCTCAGATATTATCATCAACGCTGGGGAAGAAG AAGGTGATAATCCTGATGGGCAATCGGTGTCCAAAGCATGTGGCAGTCCTGCGGTGCAGCAACCGGAGAGCCATTCGGTGAGCATCGACTGTGCTCCGGAAGAGGAGACTTCGGAGGCATCCCCAGAGGCATCCGCAGCAGCATCCACCATGGAGCCCAGAACGTATTGGAGCCGCCACTTCATCGTTGATCTCTTGGCCGTGGTGGTCCCGGCGGTGCCAACGGTGGCCTGGCTGTGCCGTTCCCAAAGGAGGCAGGGTCAACCCATCTACAACATCAGCTCCCTGCTCCGAGGCTGCTGCACCGTTGCTTTGCACTCCATCCGCAAGATCAGTTGCCGCTCCGTAGCCGCCCCCAGCAGCTCCTGCCCTCAGCCGTGA
- the SNPH gene encoding syntaphilin isoform X3: MSLPGSRRPSTGSRRRPSPPVSMRDTYGTSSLSSSSNSGSCKGSDSSPTPRRPVKYLLCSDNHGIKPPTPEQYLTPLQQKEVCIRHLRARLKDTHERLQDRDSEIDDLKTQLSRMQEDWIEEECHRVEAQLALKEARKEIKQLKQVIDTVKNNLIEKDKGLQKYFVDINIQNKKLETLLQTMEVAQDGKEEGAAESAGGSPARSLTRSSTYTKLSDQGAADRNIGGSQTISVDDPADSGFAAADDTLSRTDFLDQSSLISSGVDCGTDELSLQTNSTLGSRVPTSSTYEKLMGSQQSVEAAVQASCMQEQAIQTDFVPYQPDLDTIVEKVKKSQACAMANPTMARDSELEDATEAKSAEVHSQTLPETRDFATDNPSSDIIINAGEEEGDNPDGQSVSKACGSPAVQQPESHSVSIDCAPEEETSEASPEASAAASTMEPRTYWSRHFIVDLLAVVVPAVPTVAWLCRSQRRQGQPIYNISSLLRGCCTVALHSIRKISCRSVAAPSSSCPQP; encoded by the exons gCGGCCCGTCAAGTACCTTTTGTGCAGCGACAACCATGGCATCAAGCCCCCAACCCCCGAGCAGTACCTCACCCCGCTCCAGCAGAAGGAGGTCTGCATCCGGCACCTGCGGGCCAGGCTGAAGGACACCCATGAGAGGCTTCAGGACAG GGATTCTGAGATCGACGACCTGAAGACCCAACTCTCCCGGATGCAGGAGGACTGGATCGAGGAGGAATGCCATCGGGTGGAGGCCCAGCTGGCTCTGAAAGAAGCCCGGAAGGAGATCAAGCAGCTCAAGCAAGTCATTGACACGGTCAAGAACAACCTGATCGAGAAGGACAAGGGCCTCCAGAAGTACTTTGTGGATATCAACATCCAAAACAAGAAGCTGGAGACCTTGCTGCAGACCATGGAGGTGGCCCAAGACGGGAAAGAGGAAGGGGCGGCAGAGTCGGCAGGCGGATCTCCAGCCCGATCCTTGACCCGCAGCTCGACTTACACCAAGTTGAGTGACCAAGGGGCTGCCGACCGGAACATCGGTGGCTCCCAGACCATCTCGGTGGATGATCCAGCAGATAGTGGTTTCGCCGCGGCAGACGACACCTTGAGCCGGACGGATTTCTTGGATCAGAGCAGCCTCATCTCCTCTGGTGTGGATTGTGGCACCGATGAACTCTCCCTCCAGACCAACTCTACTTTGGGCTCCCGAGTCCCGACCAGCTCCACGTACGAGAAACTGATGGGGTCCCAGCAGAGCGTGGAGGCCGCCGTTCAAGCCAGCTGCATGCAGGAGCAAGCCATCCAGACGGACTTTGTACCTTACCAGCCAGATCTCGACACCATTGTGGAAAAGGTTAAGAAATCCCAAGCCTGTGCCATGGCCAATCCAACCATGGCACGGGACTCTGAATTAGAGGATGCAACGGAGGCAAAGAGCGCCGAGGTTCATTCCCAAACACTCCCAGAGACGAGGGACTTTGCAACGGATAACCCCAGCTCAGATATTATCATCAACGCTGGGGAAGAAG AAGGTGATAATCCTGATGGGCAATCGGTGTCCAAAGCATGTGGCAGTCCTGCGGTGCAGCAACCGGAGAGCCATTCGGTGAGCATCGACTGTGCTCCGGAAGAGGAGACTTCGGAGGCATCCCCAGAGGCATCCGCAGCAGCATCCACCATGGAGCCCAGAACGTATTGGAGCCGCCACTTCATCGTTGATCTCTTGGCCGTGGTGGTCCCGGCGGTGCCAACGGTGGCCTGGCTGTGCCGTTCCCAAAGGAGGCAGGGTCAACCCATCTACAACATCAGCTCCCTGCTCCGAGGCTGCTGCACCGTTGCTTTGCACTCCATCCGCAAGATCAGTTGCCGCTCCGTAGCCGCCCCCAGCAGCTCCTGCCCTCAGCCGTGA